The DNA sequence GACCCAGCCGAGCGCGCCCAGCACCCACAACGTCGCCACCACCAAGGCCGCGGTGAACAGCACCCCAATCCCCCGCACCCACTGTGGCTGGGTGGAGAACCAGGCCATGAATCTGTCGTATCGGGTCCTGACCGCGTGGAGAAGTTTTGCGGCCCAGGAAAACTCGGTAGCGAGAATGGCCAGACCCAGGAACACGATCGCCCAGCCAGGTCCTGGATACGGGATGGCGATGATGCCCACACCAAGCACCACCAGACCGATGACGGCAACCACTATGCGGTAGACGATGTCGAGCGCCGGCCGATCCCGTACGGTGTCACGCCACCGGGCCCACCTGCGGGTGGCCCGGTTCACGGCTGGCCGGGATTGAGCTTCACGAAAAGCGCGTCGGCTTCGGCGAGCACATTGTCGCCGTCGAGCAATCTGCTGGTCAGGAACACCTTGCGCCCCTCCACACGATCCAGAGTGCAGTCGTACTGCAGCTCCTTCTCGATCGGCGTGACCTTGCGATAGTTGATGTTCAGGTATGCGGTGCGCAACTTACGCAGATCGGTCAGCAGCATCGTGCCGGTGCCGATGATGGTGTCGAAGAGCAGCCCGAGGCATCCGCCGTGCACGGCACCGTTTCGACCCAGGTGATAGCGACCGAAAGTGGCTGTGCCCCTGAGCACTCCGTTATCAAAGCTGTCGATTGTCATCGGGACCAGCAGGATGTTTCCGCGCAGCGGGAGATCGGTGCGCCTTCCTGAGGGCGAGTCCCATTCCGACACCTCGTACGGGGCCAGCAGCTCGTTCATGGCATCGAGCTGGTTGGCCAGCGTGGTGACCATCTCATCGGGCGGCAGGGCAGCGCGAGCGCGGTCCTGCAGGGTTCGCAGCGCGTCGATGAAACGGCCGTAGTCCGGGCCGCCCTTGAGGGTGGGATCGGGCGGGTTGAACCCGCCTCCCTCATGCGCTGTTACTGCTTCCTCGGTGGTCATGCTCACCTACGTTATTGGGGTGGATATTGCACAGCTGAGCCAGCTCCCGTTCACCTACTCCGAGATCGGCGCAACAGCCGGTGAGCTGCCCGTCGGATATCACCACGTGCGCGAATCGCGGCAGCTCGGGACCGGTAGGGCACGGTTCGAGGAGGCCGCCGCAAGCCTGATGCGGTTCGGTATCCAACGCGGGATCGGGCTGCCGGTGCAGACCTCTGCACCGCAGGCCACCGCGGGCGTCAACGTGGCAACGCGCCTGTGGCCGTTCTGGGCGTTGTGCCGCATCGTGTACGTGGTGGACGAGCCGAATCGGCGCGGTTTCGCATACGGCACGCTTCGGGGCCACCCCGAAACCGGCGAAGAGGTCTTCATCGTGCGCCTTGATCCGTCCAATGATGTTGTATCCGTGGAGATCACAGCCTTCTCGAAGCCGTCGTACTGGTGGGTCCGGATGGGCAACCTGGTGGTCAAACAGCTACAGCGAGTGGTAACTCAGCGATACCTGCGTGCCCTCTGACTGCCGCGCGGTCAGCCATTCTGGGCATAACCCTCCCCCGGTAACCTACGGGTTAGCTGGAGAGTGTCACTAGCTACCCATCGGCGTGTCGACACAAGCGCGTGTCAACTGGAATTTGCGTGCCCCAAGGGCTCCTTGCATAGTATTCAGCAAATATTTCTAGCATTAGAATCGTTATGATATGTAACCTGTGGTTCAACTCAGATTCATGCCTCGTTAGGAGCCCTGAACCCCATGGTTTCACTGCCCACCCGCATCGCACTGTTCGCCGGGGCCCTGGGCGCCTCTGCCGCGATGTACCTCGCTCCGGTAGCGGCCGCAGATCCCCCGGTGTGTTCCTCGGGCGAGACGCCGTACAACCACAGCTGCCGGACCGCGTGCGCCGGCGGCGCACCGCGCGTCGGCGGATCCTGCACCCAGCCCGGCACCAACCTGTACGACCGCGGATTCCATGAGCCCACCCATGAGGGCGCCAACCCGCGTACTCCATTAGGTACCAACCCGCAGGTTCCGTTCGGCACGAACACCACAACTGTTCTGCAGTAACAGATTTCGGCACGATGCTCGGTTGACAACGATGTCAACCGGGCATCGCTGTTTCGGGCGTTCTTTCACATGCGGGAATGAAATCGGCCGCAACGGGGTAGACATCACACATGGACCTCAACGACGCCGCGCGCACACTCATCGGAGCGGGCACCGACGCCACGCTCGTCACCATCAATGACGACGGCAGCCCGCAGGTATCCGTCGTGTGGTTCGCCCTGCAGTCCACCCCTGAGGGCGACGAACTGGTTTCCGCCCATCTGTCGGGCAATTACAAGAAGCTGCGCAATATCCGGCGCGATCCCCACGTCGCCGTGACCATCCTCGCGCCCAGCCAGCCCGGGCAGCAGCGCGCATACCTGTCTGTCACCGGTTCCGCGCGAGTGGTCGAGGGAGGCGCACCGGAGCTGCTCAAGCAGCTGGCCACCACCATGCTCGGCTCAGACGAGCATTTCCCGCCACCGAACGCTCCGGACGGGTATCTCACGCGCATCCGCATCGAGTCGGTGGGCGGCAACGGTCCCTGGGCACCACAACCCTGACCTCAGCCTCTGATGACGCCCTTGGTGCGCATCAGAAAGTCGGCGAGAAAGCCGTCATGCGGAATGTCGGGTGCTGCGTACGAGGTCAGGTGCCTGCCGCTGTACACGTTCGCGACCGTCGGCTCGTTGAGTAGATCGTCGATCAGCGCCTCATCATCGGTGATCGCGTTGATCACCAGCGAATCCCTCAGCGGGACAAGACCGTCGGCACGCGACCACGGCGTGATCCACACGCACGGGAAGGCCAGCTCGGTGTTGAGCGTGTCGATATCGGGTCGCTCGAGCAGATGCACGGCCGGTCTCAGCGCGGCCGAACCGTCGCCGAGGTCTGCCACCACCTGATCGGCACCCAACAGCGGTGTGGCGCCCCGAGATTTCACCGCCAGATACTCGGCAAGCCGTTTGGCGGCATCAAGGGACTGGACCGGCAGCGCGGCTCGTTCGTCGCCGATCGGACGCGGCACGATCGTCGCCAGCCCGGCGGCGATCGCCTCTGCCAGCGGTCGCGGATCACCCTCGTAGAGAACGGCCGTGGCGTTGGTGCAGGCCATACCGCCCTGCCCGCTGATCGACTCGACGATGACGTCCAGGTAGTCACGCCAATCCCGTTCGGCGGTGATCAGGATCTTGCTACGGCCGGGCCCGTTCACCATCACCGTCGGGTCGCGGGCATACGCGTCTACGACGTCCTGCCCGCCGTAGACGATGGCGAGGTCGGCGGCGGTGATGATCTCGGCGGCACCCGCATGGTCGGTGGGCAGATACAGCGCGTCTTCTGACCGAAATCCGGCCTGGCGCAGTGCATTGACAAGTCGGTAGCCGGTGAAGGGTTCGCGTCGTGACGGACGGATGGCCACCCGATATCCCAATGCCAGGGCCTGCGCCCACGCGCCGTGAACGCCGGGACTGTTGCCCGACGCATGCACGGCAAGCACCTCACCGCGGCGCACCCACACCGCGCTCCCCTGCCGCGTGCGCTCATCGCGCCAGTCCAGAGCCGCGCCCAGCGGCCGGGCCGGTGTCACCGAGTCGGCTGCCCGGCGGACCGCTTCGGCGACACCACGGGCGCTGGACCGCGCAATCGCGATAGGCAGCCCCGACACCCGGCTGACCACATCGACGTACTGCTCAAAACCCATGCCGCCGATCTCCGCGGTGCCAAAGATCTCGGCGGCCTCGGTCAGCGCGGCCTCACGCCGATCGGCCGGGAGCGCCCCGACGTTGCGTTGTGCCCGGATGCTGCGGCTCACATACAGCGGCGGCACGATGCTCAACTCGGCGACGGGCACCCCGGTCACCTCGGTGATCACCTCGTGGGTGCGGGTGCGGTACTCGCCGCTTGGGCCGAGTGCATCGAGTGTGATCACGATCAGTAGACGCCCTCGATGACGGCCTCGCCCTCGAAGGTCGCCACGGGAACCACCTCGCTGACGGAATCGCCAATCTGGCCCTCGGGTCCGCGCATTCGGATCGCACTGTCGCGTTCGAGGTTGTTGGGGATGAACATGCCCTTGCTGATGTGGTTCATCACCACCTGACCGCGCTTTCCGTTCGGCACGCGCTCGCCCGTGGCGGGATCGATCACCCAGAAGACAACGTGGGGCGTTCGGGGGTCGAAGACAAACGCATCACCGTCGACTCGAGTCTTGGCCTGGGACAAGATCATCGTGCTGCCGAATGCCATCGTGATCGCGGCCGCCGGGAAGATTTCACGAAGCAGATCAAGGGTGTCCAGGTCCACGTGGGCACCGCTGATCAGTATGTAGCGGATCTTCTGGTTCACCAGGTCCACCATGGCCTCATCGCGGGCGATAGCGCCTAGCAGTGGCGGGCTGGTGTGCAGATTGGCCACGTGCTGGGTCTGCAGGACGAACCGGGCCTGCTCCAGGACATGCTGGACGTAACCCGATACCTCGGAGGTGGCTTGGCGCGCGGCGAGCTTCTTGACCCACCGCGGATCCAGGTCCACCGGATAGAACACTGACCCGAGCCGCTCGCTGACCGCGCGCGAGAAGTGGCCGACCCCGTGCGGGCCGCTGGGCATGAGAAACAGCAGGCCCTGCCCCGCCACGAATCCGCCGGCGGTGAAGTCCTCGATCTGCCACTGGGTGACCTGCTCCACCCAATCGGCCAGCTGCGCTGTGCGTTTGGGTGCACCGGTGGTGCCGCCCGATTCGAAGATCCTGGGCACGGGCGCCGGTGATCCGTAGCCGCGTGGAATCAGATCCTCGACGGGTGCATGCCGCAATTCGTTGACCAGGTTCGGGAACAGCCGTAGGTCATCGAAACTCGTGATGTCCGCGAGCGGCTGAAAGTCCAGGGCTTGGGCAGCACGCAACCAGAACGCCGACCCGGTGTCCTCCCCGAAATGCCAGTTGATCGCGGCACGCAGGTAGGCCTCGGGATCTGTCACCGCCCCGGTTCGCGGAACGTCCAACAGTGAGAAATCGACCTCGACCATCCCGCAATCCAAGCCCTACAGACTGAGAGATAGAACTGCTCGGCTCGCTAGTTCATATGTGTTGCAGCGGAATTAATCGTGCGGCCACGACGTGTTCGCACACCCGTCACTCGGCCGGCCGTCACGTGACGTGAATCCCCGCACTGCGATGATCAATCTCACGGCGTAGTTCTGAGCCCGACCACTTCTTGCCACCGGATGAGCTGGCCTCGCGGATGAGGCTGACGAGTGCGGTGTTGACGGGCGCCTTCATGCCCAGCTTCGCGGCGAGCTCGACGACTTCGCCGTTGATGTAGTCGATTTCGGTCGGCCTGCCACGGGTGATGTCGTCAAGCATCGACGAACGCGCCTGCGGGTCAATCTCAACCATCCGTCGTGCCAACAGGGTATACAGCGCGTTGGGCATCCGGAGCACCCAAGGCATGAACGCGAGGGGCGCCGCGAGAGGGCTGACCACCGGCTGGTTGTTACGGCGCAGCAGGCTCAGAGCCTCTCGCTGGGCCGCGGCCAGCACGAGGCGGTATTCCCGATCTCCCAGTTCAGCTTTCAACGGCAGGCCCGAGAGCGCATTCACCGCATTGTTGAGGTTCACCACGAGCTTTCCCCACTGCACCGCTGCCATGTCGTCACGCGCGGCGGTGGGCAGCCCGCTGTCCGTAAGTGCGTCTGCAAGGGACTCCGCTCCGGCGGAGATCGAGAGCTTCCCCTGCGTGCCCTGATGAAAATGCGCCGCGCCGACCTGCGCGACGTTGAAACCGACCATGCCGGTAATTACTTTGCGCTGCTTAATGTATCGCGATATCTGCGCCGGATTGCCGATGCCGTTCTGCAGACTGACCACCACTGCTCCGGGGCGGAGCCTGTCGGCCAGCGATTCCGCCATCTTCGCGGTCGCGGCCGACTTCACGGTCACGAGCACGACGTCGGCGGCGCGCACCGCATCGACGTCCTCGGAGAACACGCAATCGCGTCCAGGGATCGTCGCTGACCATCCCTGATAATCCGACAAAGCGAGGCCGTGCTCCGCGATCGACTGACCAAGGGTGGCGCGCCCGATGTACACCAGGTCATGGCCCGCGATCTGCAGCCGACCGCCCACATAACAGCCGATGCTTCCGGCGCCGGCGACAGCGATTTTCATTGGGCTCCAACCTGAGTGCTTTGCGCGGCCATGGAGGCCCGGTCCCAGTAGTACGGATTATGCGAGTTGATGATTTCCACGTCGTCACGCGCACCTAGTTCACGTAGCTGCCGGGCGTTGTACAGCCGTGAGGCAGCATCTGCCTGCACGAGGTTTTGAAACACCGTGAACACCCGTGGGCATCGCGGTTCGGCGCGCATTTCGCCGGGGTGCATGAAGGCGTCGCCCGCATGTACCAGCCAGCGCGGGCGGCCGATGCCACCGAGGTCGATCACCACGCCGACGTGTCCACGGCTGTGCCCCGGCAACGGGATGATCGCGATCTCCTCGGGCAGACCGGCAAGTTGGCGCGCGGCGCGGAACCCGAACCACTGATCGCCGCCGATCGAATACTCAACCCAGCGGTCGCCCTCTCTGCGTCCCATGAGTTCATGCTGCCCGCTGTACCGCACCTTGTCGTGCAGTGTGAGCTGTGAGCGTATGGATTCGGCCTCGACCGCATGTACATGCAGACGCGCGTTCGGGAAATCGTCGACTCCCCCGACGTGATCGTGGTCGTGATGGGTCAGGATGATGTCGGTGACATCGTCAGGGTCGTACCCCAGCGCCTGCACCTGGTGCACCGCTGCCTCCGATTCGGCGAACAGCGGGTTCAGCAGAAGCTTGAGGGGACGGCCGATTCTGTCCACCGGATCGGCGATGTCACGAAGGCCGAATCCGGTGTCGACAAGCAGCAGCCTGTTACCCGTGTCGACGAGCAGGCAATGGCAGACCAATCGGCCACGCTGCCAGGGCGCTCCCGTGCCCTCCATGAGCCGCTTTCCGATCGGGGCCATCGTGCCGCAGTTCAGGTGATGAATGCGCATGGCTAGTCCTCCGTCCCGGAAAGTTTCGCGAGCGCGTCTATCTCCACCAACAACCCGGGCGGCAGCCCACCGAAAAGAGTCGTACGCGCCGGATAGGGCTTGCTGATGGTGTCCTCGAAAGCCTTATTGAGTTCGGCGAATCCTTCTGGGGCATGAAGGAATACCCGCAGCATCAGCACAGCTCCGAGATCGGCGCCCGCCGCGTGCAGGATCACCTCAATGTTGCGCAGCGCCTGGACGGTCTGCGCATAGACCGTCTCGCCCGCCAAAGAACTTGTCGCGGCGTTGATCCCCACTTAGCCCGACACCTGCAGGGTGTCGCCAATGCGCACAGCTTGCGAGTAGGCGCCGACGGGATGGGGCGCGCCAACGCGGTTTCTATCTGGACCTTTGCCATCCGAACTCCTTTGCAAGCCTATGAATTGGCTGGTTACGGGGTACGTGCCCTCCCCGGCGGACCAGGAAGAGCCTTCTTCAGAACACGCAGCGCGTTGCCGCCGAGAATCCCCGTGACCTCGGAAGCATCGAAGCCGGTGCGCAGCAGCGCATCGATCAACGACGGGAATCCGGTGGGGCCGTCGAATCCCGTGACATACCCGGGTATGCCGTTCATGTCCGTCCCGATACACAGGTGCTCCGGACCGACCAGCCCTGCCAGATGGGAGGCGTGGCGGGCAAAGTCATCTACGTCTCGCATTCCCAACCCGCGAAATCCCATCGGCCACAATCCGATCAGACCACCGGTAGCGGCTATCGCACGCACCTCCTCATCGCTGATGTAGCGCGGAAACTCCTGAACCGCCGATGCCCCGGTATGCGAACTGACCACCGGAACGGACGTCTGATCGCATACGGCCATGGTGGTTGGCGCGTCGGCATGCGCGAGATCTATCAGCATGCCCAGCCGGTTCGCTTCTGTGACAACCTCTTTACCGAGGGCGGTCAGACCCGATGAGTAACGCCCGGCCCGGACAGCGCGGCTGCCCCGACCCCCGGACACCGAGGTACTTATCGTTCCGAGGCCGTTATCCGCGTAGTGCACCAGACCCAGCACCCGCACTCCCCTGCGATGAAGGTCGATCAGCCGATCCGGTTGGGCGCCCACGACATCAGCGCCTTCGAGGCCGAGCATCACCGTCGCAGCATTGCCGGCTTCGATCTGCTCGACCGTGTCCACCACGGTGATGCCCGCCGCCGAGGCCTCCGCGCAGGCGAGGTCCAGCTGGGCCTGGACACCGTGCCACGGCGAGCGGAATCGCCACGCGGTGCCCAGCAACGCATCTCCGACGGCGGTGACGACCGCGAGGTTTACCTTGCCCGTCGACAATTTTGATAACGGCTCGGACGGCATGCCGATTGTCTTGCTGCCCACTGCACGCAGCCAACGCGGCATGATGCTGAGCCCGTGGGTGTGCATATCGACCGTCGGCGCGGTGTCGTTGAGCCTCTTGGATTCTTCGGCGGTCGTATTCATCTGCGGCGACCCTCGAACACGGCGAGCGCCGAGATCAACGAAGAGCCTCCGGGGCTGTTCTGATCACGTCGTCCCACAGCGGCTGAAACTGGAACCATCCGGCGACCGGGGTGCCGATCTGGTTGTAGACCGAGACGGCCGTGTCATGGTCTATTGTCGGGGGCTCACCGGCAGCCATGGCGAGGAGCTGAGCTTGGCAGGAACGCTCCATCGTGATGAACCACCAGGCAGCCTCGGCCACCGAGTGGCCCACGGTGAGCAGCCCGTGATTCTGCAGGATTACCGCTTTGGTCGACCCGAGCGCCGCACCGATCGCCTTGCCCTCTTCCAGGTCAGTGACCACACCGCGATAGTCGGTGTACACCGCGTGGTCCTCGTAAAAGGCGCACGCATCCTGCGTGATGGGCAACAACGGCTGTCCCAGCGACGAGAACGCCTTGCCATGTATCGAGTGCGCGTGCGCTGCGGCGATCACATCGGGCCTGGCCTTATGGACCTCGGAGTGAATGCAGAACGCCGCCCTGTTCACCGGTCGGCTGCCGGTCAGCACATTGCCGTCGTGATCGACCTGGATCAGGTCGGACACCGTGATGTGCCGGAAGTTCATGCCGAAGGGATTCACCCAAAACGTGTCGGGGAACTCTGGATCGCGGACGGTGATGTGTCCGGCCACCCCCTCGGAGAAACCGAATGCCCCGAAGATCCGGAACGCTGCGGCCAATTCACGCAGTCGACGATCACGCTCCTCCTCGACCGTCGCCACGGGCGTTGGACTCATCGGGGCGGCATCGGCGGAACCGACCAGGTACGCGGACAACTCTTCGCCCACCACAACGTCTCCGGAGGTCATCTACTCACCTTTCAATACAGATACGTATCTACTGATCACAAGCTACCCCTGCTACGGAAAAGCCGTCAAGAGGAGCCGTACACGAAGACATCATGGTGAATAGCACCTTTTCCCATGTCAATCAGACGGCCGACCACCGTCAGCCTTACTGCCGACATCTCAGTGATTCGCTCACCATTTCACGGGAACAGCCTTTAAGATACATAGTTGTATCGAAACTGAATTACAGTCCGGACCATCGGAAAGGCATCCCATGCCGACTGCCTCGACTCGCCGGCGCGAACACACCCGTACGCGCCTGATGGAGGCCGCGCTCGACGTGTTCGCCGACCGCGGATTTCATGGCGCCAGCATCGAGAACATCTGCGAGACGGCGGGATTCACACGCGGCGCGTTCTACTCCAACTTCGCAGGCAAGGATGAGCTCTTCTTCACCCTGTTCGACGCCAGCAGCGATCAACTGATCGCAGCACTGCGGGCGGCCCTGGATGAATGCCGCACGAGCCCCGATCCCATCAGCACCTTCATCTCCACCATTGATGACAGGGGTCCCGCGCAACGCCGCTGGTATCTCATCAGCATGGAGTTCACGCTGTACGCGATCCGCGAACCGAGCGCTGCCGTGGTGCTGGCCGAGCACGACGCACGATTACGGCGCGAGGCGGCCGGCATCATCAACGAACTGATGACGATCGCGAATCGGGAGCTGATCATTGATGCCGAGCTCATCGCCCGGCTCGCCACCGCCCTGCGCGAAGGTGTGGCCGCGCAGTTCTACGTCGAGCCCGAACTGGCCGAGACGCGGATGCTGGAACGACTGGCCTTCCCCGCCATGGTGCGCGCATTTTCGCACCCCGTAGGCGCGACGGCGGGCGGCGCATAGCGACGACCGCTGCTGCCGTCCCCCTCTACCCGCTGAGGTCCCACGCCTCAAGCCGGTTGCCGCCCTGCCGCTTGGCGGAGTACATGGCGTGATCAGCATCGGCGACCAATTGCCCAATGACGTTGTCCGGAGCGGCACTCGACGTTGGCGGCGGGCTCGTGGCAAGCCCCACGCTGACGGTGACCGTCACCATCGCGTCCAGCGATTCCAAACCTGCCCGGATCTGTTCGGCGACCTCCCGCGCCTGCGAGGCGGGTCCGCGTAGCGCGACACAAAACTCCTCTCCACCCACGCGTCCGACTACGGCCTCGTCGCCCGAGATCGCCTTGATGTGGGAGCCCACATCGGCGATCACCTGATCACCAACGCCGTGCCCGAAACGATCGTTGATCTGTTTGAACCGGTCGATGTCGATCATGATGATGCTCAGTTCGGACCGATCCGTTCGTGCCGCGTGGGCCAGAGTCGCCGACTGATCGTCGAATCCTCTCCGGTTGTGCAGGCCGGTGAGCGGGTCAATCGCGGCCGCCCTGGCATCGCTGGTGAGCGCCAATTGCGCAAAGTGGATGAACGGTGGAACCCCAACCAGCAGCGTCGCTGTCACGACCGAATCTGCCACGGCGACCGCCCAACCGTGCTGCAGATCGATGGCAACCGCAAGGAACGCGAGCGTCGCTAAAGATGCAAACAGGTACAGGGCAATGAGCCGTGCCCCGTGGAAGGAACATATGTAGATCGCCATCAAGGACAAGGCGATGAGGCCGTGCA is a window from the Mycobacteroides salmoniphilum genome containing:
- a CDS encoding TIGR02611 family protein, producing MNRATRRWARWRDTVRDRPALDIVYRIVVAVIGLVVLGVGIIAIPYPGPGWAIVFLGLAILATEFSWAAKLLHAVRTRYDRFMAWFSTQPQWVRGIGVLFTAALVVATLWVLGALGWVVALLGVEAPWLKSPLGLGG
- a CDS encoding PaaI family thioesterase, coding for MTTEEAVTAHEGGGFNPPDPTLKGGPDYGRFIDALRTLQDRARAALPPDEMVTTLANQLDAMNELLAPYEVSEWDSPSGRRTDLPLRGNILLVPMTIDSFDNGVLRGTATFGRYHLGRNGAVHGGCLGLLFDTIIGTGTMLLTDLRKLRTAYLNINYRKVTPIEKELQYDCTLDRVEGRKVFLTSRLLDGDNVLAEADALFVKLNPGQP
- a CDS encoding DUF1990 family protein; translation: MDIAQLSQLPFTYSEIGATAGELPVGYHHVRESRQLGTGRARFEEAAASLMRFGIQRGIGLPVQTSAPQATAGVNVATRLWPFWALCRIVYVVDEPNRRGFAYGTLRGHPETGEEVFIVRLDPSNDVVSVEITAFSKPSYWWVRMGNLVVKQLQRVVTQRYLRAL
- a CDS encoding PPOX class F420-dependent oxidoreductase, translated to MDLNDAARTLIGAGTDATLVTINDDGSPQVSVVWFALQSTPEGDELVSAHLSGNYKKLRNIRRDPHVAVTILAPSQPGQQRAYLSVTGSARVVEGGAPELLKQLATTMLGSDEHFPPPNAPDGYLTRIRIESVGGNGPWAPQP
- a CDS encoding aldehyde dehydrogenase family protein, encoding MITLDALGPSGEYRTRTHEVITEVTGVPVAELSIVPPLYVSRSIRAQRNVGALPADRREAALTEAAEIFGTAEIGGMGFEQYVDVVSRVSGLPIAIARSSARGVAEAVRRAADSVTPARPLGAALDWRDERTRQGSAVWVRRGEVLAVHASGNSPGVHGAWAQALALGYRVAIRPSRREPFTGYRLVNALRQAGFRSEDALYLPTDHAGAAEIITAADLAIVYGGQDVVDAYARDPTVMVNGPGRSKILITAERDWRDYLDVIVESISGQGGMACTNATAVLYEGDPRPLAEAIAAGLATIVPRPIGDERAALPVQSLDAAKRLAEYLAVKSRGATPLLGADQVVADLGDGSAALRPAVHLLERPDIDTLNTELAFPCVWITPWSRADGLVPLRDSLVINAITDDEALIDDLLNEPTVANVYSGRHLTSYAAPDIPHDGFLADFLMRTKGVIRG
- a CDS encoding phenazine antibiotic biosynthesis protein produces the protein MVEVDFSLLDVPRTGAVTDPEAYLRAAINWHFGEDTGSAFWLRAAQALDFQPLADITSFDDLRLFPNLVNELRHAPVEDLIPRGYGSPAPVPRIFESGGTTGAPKRTAQLADWVEQVTQWQIEDFTAGGFVAGQGLLFLMPSGPHGVGHFSRAVSERLGSVFYPVDLDPRWVKKLAARQATSEVSGYVQHVLEQARFVLQTQHVANLHTSPPLLGAIARDEAMVDLVNQKIRYILISGAHVDLDTLDLLREIFPAAAITMAFGSTMILSQAKTRVDGDAFVFDPRTPHVVFWVIDPATGERVPNGKRGQVVMNHISKGMFIPNNLERDSAIRMRGPEGQIGDSVSEVVPVATFEGEAVIEGVY
- a CDS encoding 2-dehydropantoate 2-reductase, with the protein product MKIAVAGAGSIGCYVGGRLQIAGHDLVYIGRATLGQSIAEHGLALSDYQGWSATIPGRDCVFSEDVDAVRAADVVLVTVKSAATAKMAESLADRLRPGAVVVSLQNGIGNPAQISRYIKQRKVITGMVGFNVAQVGAAHFHQGTQGKLSISAGAESLADALTDSGLPTAARDDMAAVQWGKLVVNLNNAVNALSGLPLKAELGDREYRLVLAAAQREALSLLRRNNQPVVSPLAAPLAFMPWVLRMPNALYTLLARRMVEIDPQARSSMLDDITRGRPTEIDYINGEVVELAAKLGMKAPVNTALVSLIREASSSGGKKWSGSELRREIDHRSAGIHVT
- a CDS encoding MBL fold metallo-hydrolase, whose protein sequence is MRIHHLNCGTMAPIGKRLMEGTGAPWQRGRLVCHCLLVDTGNRLLLVDTGFGLRDIADPVDRIGRPLKLLLNPLFAESEAAVHQVQALGYDPDDVTDIILTHHDHDHVGGVDDFPNARLHVHAVEAESIRSQLTLHDKVRYSGQHELMGRREGDRWVEYSIGGDQWFGFRAARQLAGLPEEIAIIPLPGHSRGHVGVVIDLGGIGRPRWLVHAGDAFMHPGEMRAEPRCPRVFTVFQNLVQADAASRLYNARQLRELGARDDVEIINSHNPYYWDRASMAAQSTQVGAQ
- a CDS encoding dipeptidase, encoding MNTTAEESKRLNDTAPTVDMHTHGLSIMPRWLRAVGSKTIGMPSEPLSKLSTGKVNLAVVTAVGDALLGTAWRFRSPWHGVQAQLDLACAEASAAGITVVDTVEQIEAGNAATVMLGLEGADVVGAQPDRLIDLHRRGVRVLGLVHYADNGLGTISTSVSGGRGSRAVRAGRYSSGLTALGKEVVTEANRLGMLIDLAHADAPTTMAVCDQTSVPVVSSHTGASAVQEFPRYISDEEVRAIAATGGLIGLWPMGFRGLGMRDVDDFARHASHLAGLVGPEHLCIGTDMNGIPGYVTGFDGPTGFPSLIDALLRTGFDASEVTGILGGNALRVLKKALPGPPGRARTP
- a CDS encoding class II aldolase/adducin family protein, encoding MTSGDVVVGEELSAYLVGSADAAPMSPTPVATVEEERDRRLRELAAAFRIFGAFGFSEGVAGHITVRDPEFPDTFWVNPFGMNFRHITVSDLIQVDHDGNVLTGSRPVNRAAFCIHSEVHKARPDVIAAAHAHSIHGKAFSSLGQPLLPITQDACAFYEDHAVYTDYRGVVTDLEEGKAIGAALGSTKAVILQNHGLLTVGHSVAEAAWWFITMERSCQAQLLAMAAGEPPTIDHDTAVSVYNQIGTPVAGWFQFQPLWDDVIRTAPEALR
- a CDS encoding TetR/AcrR family transcriptional regulator produces the protein MPTASTRRREHTRTRLMEAALDVFADRGFHGASIENICETAGFTRGAFYSNFAGKDELFFTLFDASSDQLIAALRAALDECRTSPDPISTFISTIDDRGPAQRRWYLISMEFTLYAIREPSAAVVLAEHDARLRREAAGIINELMTIANRELIIDAELIARLATALREGVAAQFYVEPELAETRMLERLAFPAMVRAFSHPVGATAGGA
- a CDS encoding sensor domain-containing diguanylate cyclase, with protein sequence MAAFSGAGGVARTLPLGDMSRWWSSPSRYDLMMSYFSTRSMRLALRGAVGGSAGALAIIPLAMEFSPMGPRTGVWRSLDIVSSLLAFFWMLRWWFGPLPKESESAVFSVSAVASVCIACFADSDRGTGMHGLIALSLMAIYICSFHGARLIALYLFASLATLAFLAVAIDLQHGWAVAVADSVVTATLLVGVPPFIHFAQLALTSDARAAAIDPLTGLHNRRGFDDQSATLAHAARTDRSELSIIMIDIDRFKQINDRFGHGVGDQVIADVGSHIKAISGDEAVVGRVGGEEFCVALRGPASQAREVAEQIRAGLESLDAMVTVTVSVGLATSPPPTSSAAPDNVIGQLVADADHAMYSAKRQGGNRLEAWDLSG